Proteins encoded by one window of Paenibacillus sp. DCT19:
- a CDS encoding YxcD family protein — translation MVLSMDEIVNAICLHMAERKGVRPTDVNVELSWEEDTGYSAEVWIQGRSQFLVESNMIEAILRYLHSEYNIRAYREDVRLDLDEEITAIVNQH, via the coding sequence ATGGTTCTGAGCATGGATGAAATTGTGAATGCGATTTGCCTTCACATGGCAGAACGTAAAGGTGTACGACCAACTGATGTTAACGTTGAATTGAGCTGGGAGGAAGATACAGGATATTCCGCTGAAGTCTGGATTCAAGGCCGAAGTCAATTTTTGGTTGAATCCAACATGATTGAAGCAATTCTGCGTTATCTCCACAGTGAATATAATATTCGAGCTTATCGTGAAGATGTGCGACTGGATCTTGATGAAGAGATTACAGCGATTGTAAATCAACACTAA
- a CDS encoding carbonic anhydrase, which produces MNNIQEILEHNKTFVESKEYEKYTAGKFPTKKMVIITCMDTRLVELLPKAMNLKNGDVKIIKNAGAIISQPFGSVMRSVLVALYELGADEVVVVGHKECGMASLHAETMIGHMLERGVSEEVLSTLENSGIRLNKWLRGFDSVEEGVKHTVEVIKKHPLLPPNAPVHGLVIDPHTGKLDLVADGYSV; this is translated from the coding sequence ATGAACAACATTCAAGAGATTCTGGAACACAACAAAACATTTGTCGAGTCAAAAGAATACGAAAAGTATACGGCTGGTAAGTTCCCAACCAAAAAAATGGTTATCATCACATGTATGGATACCCGGTTGGTTGAATTGCTGCCCAAAGCCATGAACTTGAAAAATGGCGATGTAAAGATCATCAAAAATGCAGGCGCGATCATTTCCCAACCTTTTGGTAGTGTTATGCGTAGTGTTCTTGTCGCTCTCTATGAGCTTGGAGCCGATGAAGTTGTTGTAGTTGGTCATAAGGAATGTGGTATGGCTTCTCTTCATGCAGAAACGATGATTGGTCATATGCTCGAGCGCGGCGTATCAGAGGAAGTATTGTCTACACTTGAAAACTCTGGCATCCGCCTGAACAAGTGGCTGCGCGGGTTTGACAGTGTTGAAGAAGGGGTAAAACATACTGTGGAAGTGATTAAGAAACATCCACTACTTCCACCTAACGCACCCGTTCACGGCTTGGTAATTGACCCACATACGGGTAAACTTGACCTTGTCGCTGATGGGTATAGCGTGTAG
- a CDS encoding carboxypeptidase M32, with protein sequence MDQQTLEHLESFRLLVRKIKSYHEAIGLLHWDLRTGAPKKGVPTRSETLGMLSTEAFKLQTSVEMKSYLDTLTQPDVLQQLEDLDRRQVEDCKKEYDRSQSVPPEKVQAYTVLTAKSETAWEDAKHNSDFAGFSPYLTDIVKLKQEFIDYWGVKDTRYDTLLDMYEPDLTVEKVDAVFARLKDRLVPLQEKINASNHKPDTAFLNQLFDTKQQEKFSLFILEQMGYDFEAGRLDESVHPFATGLNPGDVRITTNYLQDDVASAVFSSLHEGGHALYEQNIDDSLAGTLLAEGTSMGIHESQSRLWENMIGRSRPFWARYYKDLQQHFPQLSEVELEDFYRAINRVESSLIRIDADELTYNLHIIIRYEIEKMLFNEGLEVKDLPETWNEKYKEYLGITPPNDGVGVLQDVHWSGGDFGYFASYSLGNMYAAQILHTLRQEMPEFDAHIAEGNLIPIKEWLTDKIYRYGRTRTPSELIMAVTGEELNPDYLADYLEEKYAEIYKL encoded by the coding sequence ATGGATCAACAAACACTAGAACATTTAGAATCTTTTCGTCTTTTAGTTCGCAAAATCAAAAGTTATCATGAAGCCATTGGATTGCTTCACTGGGATTTGCGCACAGGTGCGCCTAAGAAAGGTGTTCCGACACGCTCCGAAACCCTTGGTATGTTGTCAACCGAAGCTTTCAAGCTGCAAACTTCTGTTGAAATGAAGTCATACCTCGATACATTGACTCAGCCTGACGTATTACAACAACTTGAGGATCTTGATCGCCGCCAAGTGGAAGATTGCAAAAAGGAATACGATCGCAGTCAGTCCGTTCCTCCGGAGAAAGTTCAAGCCTACACTGTGCTGACGGCAAAATCAGAAACGGCGTGGGAAGATGCCAAGCATAACAGCGACTTTGCTGGATTTTCTCCGTATCTTACCGATATTGTTAAACTCAAGCAGGAGTTTATTGACTACTGGGGTGTCAAGGATACACGGTATGATACGTTGCTGGATATGTACGAGCCTGATCTTACGGTGGAGAAGGTCGATGCGGTATTCGCTCGTCTTAAGGATCGTCTGGTTCCTCTACAGGAGAAGATCAATGCTTCCAATCACAAACCTGACACTGCCTTCCTGAATCAGTTGTTTGATACCAAGCAACAAGAAAAATTCAGCCTGTTTATTTTGGAACAGATGGGATATGACTTTGAAGCTGGACGTTTGGATGAGAGTGTTCATCCATTTGCTACAGGGCTTAACCCGGGTGATGTGCGGATCACTACGAACTATTTGCAGGATGATGTTGCAAGTGCAGTCTTCAGTTCATTGCATGAAGGTGGACATGCCTTGTATGAGCAAAATATTGATGATAGCCTGGCAGGCACGCTACTTGCAGAAGGAACATCAATGGGGATTCACGAATCTCAGTCCCGTCTTTGGGAGAATATGATTGGTCGTAGTCGTCCCTTCTGGGCACGATACTACAAGGATCTACAGCAACATTTCCCGCAGCTTAGCGAAGTTGAGCTGGAGGATTTCTATCGGGCGATTAACCGTGTGGAGAGTTCGTTAATTCGGATTGATGCAGATGAGCTGACCTATAACCTGCATATTATTATCCGGTATGAGATTGAGAAAATGCTGTTCAATGAAGGGCTTGAAGTGAAGGATCTACCGGAAACGTGGAATGAGAAATACAAGGAGTATCTTGGGATTACGCCGCCGAATGATGGTGTAGGTGTGCTTCAGGATGTTCACTGGTCCGGTGGGGATTTCGGTTATTTTGCATCGTATTCACTTGGTAACATGTATGCTGCACAGATTCTACATACGTTGCGCCAAGAGATGCCCGAATTTGATGCCCACATCGCTGAAGGTAATCTCATTCCAATCAAGGAATGGTTGACGGACAAAATTTATCGTTATGGCAGAACTCGTACACCTTCTGAATTGATCATGGCCGTAACGGGAGAAGAATTGAATCCTGATTATTTGGCTGATTATTTGGAAGAGAAATACGCTGAAATATATAAGCTGTAA
- a CDS encoding ABC transporter substrate-binding protein — MKYTPWFIRAIVILLIVIVALTSCNQEKNESKITIGEVTRSVFYAPEYVAVAQGFFEEQGLEVEIQTTAGGDKTMAALLAGSVDIALVGAETSIYVYQQGAEDRVINFAQLTQTDGTFLFARNTADTFDWDQLRQSTFLGQRKGGMPQMAGEFALSKHGINAHQDLELIQNVDFANIASAFASGTGDYVQLFEPQASIFEQEGRGKVVASFGTESGKLPYTVFMTKQSFINDNKEVVQKFTNGLHKAQLWVDSHTAEEIAEVILPFFKDIDPAILISSVNRYKEQGTYATDPIIDEDEWNNLLDVMSAAGELKERVDAEVIVDNAFAEQTAASK; from the coding sequence ATGAAATACACGCCCTGGTTCATCCGAGCGATTGTTATTTTGCTCATTGTCATCGTTGCACTCACCAGCTGTAACCAAGAAAAAAATGAGTCCAAAATTACAATAGGCGAGGTTACGCGTTCAGTCTTCTACGCACCAGAATATGTTGCTGTGGCTCAAGGTTTTTTTGAAGAACAAGGGCTTGAGGTGGAGATTCAAACGACGGCTGGCGGTGATAAAACGATGGCGGCATTGCTTGCTGGTTCTGTTGACATCGCCCTGGTGGGAGCAGAAACGTCCATCTATGTGTATCAGCAAGGTGCTGAGGATCGGGTCATTAACTTCGCACAGCTCACCCAGACCGACGGAACGTTTCTGTTTGCCCGGAATACAGCGGATACCTTTGACTGGGATCAATTAAGACAGAGCACCTTCTTGGGACAAAGAAAAGGCGGCATGCCGCAAATGGCAGGAGAGTTTGCCTTGAGCAAACATGGAATCAATGCACATCAGGATCTGGAACTGATACAAAATGTGGATTTTGCGAATATTGCGTCTGCTTTTGCATCCGGTACAGGAGATTATGTGCAGTTGTTCGAACCACAGGCATCTATTTTTGAACAAGAGGGACGCGGAAAAGTCGTGGCATCATTCGGAACGGAGAGTGGGAAGCTGCCCTATACCGTGTTCATGACCAAACAAAGCTTCATTAACGACAACAAAGAAGTGGTTCAGAAGTTTACCAATGGATTGCACAAAGCACAGCTATGGGTTGATTCTCATACTGCAGAAGAGATTGCCGAGGTCATTCTTCCATTCTTCAAGGATATTGATCCAGCGATCCTGATCAGCAGCGTGAATCGTTACAAGGAACAAGGTACGTATGCGACTGATCCGATTATTGATGAGGATGAGTGGAATAATCTACTGGATGTCATGAGTGCAGCAGGAGAGCTGAAGGAGCGCGTAGATGCAGAAGTCATTGTGGATAATGCGTTTGCAGAGCAAACTGCGGCATCGAAGTAA
- a CDS encoding ABC transporter ATP-binding protein, which translates to MPESETVIRLEGISQVYVSEREASLVIENLSLYVNQGEFVSLVGPSGCGKTTLLSIIAGLLTPTAGEVSVKGRLVEGPSSQVGYMLQQDYLFPWRTILDNALIGLELTGRLDDRSRIRTRELLSDMGLAGTENQYPSELSGGMRQRVALVRTLATDPGLLLLDEPFSALDYQTKLQLEDLVSDILKDSGKTAVLVTHDLSEAIAVSDRIIVLDRNPGRIRKEFVVPASIREAQPFFAREQEGFNELFQALWSELEQSGGGENIE; encoded by the coding sequence ATGCCTGAATCCGAAACGGTAATTCGACTGGAAGGAATCTCGCAAGTGTATGTCAGTGAACGTGAAGCTTCCTTGGTGATTGAGAATCTGAGCCTTTACGTGAATCAAGGTGAATTTGTCAGCCTGGTAGGCCCAAGTGGTTGTGGCAAAACGACTTTATTATCGATCATCGCCGGTCTGCTTACGCCGACTGCTGGTGAGGTTAGCGTCAAAGGAAGGCTGGTTGAAGGCCCGTCTTCCCAGGTAGGTTATATGTTGCAACAGGACTATCTGTTCCCTTGGCGGACCATTTTGGATAATGCTCTAATTGGACTCGAACTTACAGGCAGACTGGATGATCGAAGTCGAATTCGAACGCGGGAACTGCTCTCAGATATGGGGCTTGCGGGTACGGAGAATCAGTATCCTTCCGAATTGTCTGGTGGTATGCGACAGAGAGTTGCTCTTGTACGCACACTTGCGACGGATCCTGGATTATTACTGTTGGATGAACCATTCTCCGCGTTGGATTACCAAACCAAGCTTCAATTGGAAGATCTGGTATCTGATATTTTGAAGGACTCAGGGAAAACGGCAGTGCTTGTAACCCATGATCTATCTGAAGCTATTGCTGTAAGTGATCGGATTATTGTACTTGATCGTAATCCGGGTCGCATCCGCAAGGAGTTTGTTGTTCCGGCGTCAATTCGGGAGGCGCAGCCTTTTTTTGCTCGGGAGCAGGAAGGATTCAACGAACTTTTTCAAGCTTTATGGAGTGAGCTTGAACAGTCCGGAGGAGGTGAGAATATCGAGTGA
- a CDS encoding ABC transporter permease, whose protein sequence is MKELYQNHIQQVARWRRQVLAVQLSLLVGMFLLWELAGRMRWIDVLLFSYPSKIFSQIGKDVASGEIWAHVGVTVGETAVGFLLGTLVGTLLAVLIWWSPFLCKVLDPYMVVFNSMPKVALGPIFIVMFGAGFTAIVMTTLSITVIITTLVVYNSFNEVDSNYVKVIRTFGGDRTEIFTKVVLPASFPAIVSTLKVNVGMAWVGVIVGEFLVAKQGLGYLIIYGFQVFNFTLVLSSLLIIAVVATAMYQLVVYVERKLIAGRRSL, encoded by the coding sequence ATGAAAGAGTTGTATCAAAATCATATCCAGCAGGTAGCGAGATGGCGTCGTCAGGTGCTTGCGGTTCAGTTATCCCTGCTGGTAGGTATGTTTCTTTTATGGGAGCTTGCAGGAAGGATGCGCTGGATTGATGTATTGCTGTTCAGTTATCCGAGTAAAATATTCAGTCAGATTGGCAAGGATGTTGCGAGTGGGGAGATTTGGGCGCATGTTGGGGTTACTGTAGGGGAGACGGCAGTCGGTTTTTTGCTGGGGACGCTCGTAGGAACACTACTTGCTGTCCTGATCTGGTGGTCTCCTTTTCTCTGCAAGGTGCTTGATCCGTATATGGTTGTGTTCAACAGTATGCCAAAGGTAGCGCTGGGGCCGATTTTTATTGTGATGTTTGGTGCTGGTTTTACAGCCATCGTGATGACGACGTTATCCATTACAGTCATCATTACGACCCTTGTGGTGTACAACAGCTTCAATGAGGTGGATAGCAATTATGTTAAAGTGATTCGCACATTTGGTGGGGATCGTACTGAAATTTTCACCAAAGTGGTGCTGCCTGCATCGTTTCCAGCCATCGTGTCTACACTCAAAGTGAATGTCGGCATGGCTTGGGTGGGCGTAATCGTAGGTGAATTTTTGGTTGCGAAACAGGGTCTGGGCTATCTGATTATCTATGGATTCCAGGTGTTTAACTTCACGTTGGTACTGTCCAGCTTATTAATTATTGCTGTTGTCGCCACTGCGATGTATCAACTGGTGGTATATGTTGAACGTAAATTAATAGCAGGACGCAGATCGTTATAG
- a CDS encoding aromatic acid exporter family protein, whose translation MGFRVIKTAIAALMAVLIADWCGLPGPTSAGLLAILGVDVTRKKSIRTISARFFASVVGLLFASVLFHFLGFHYWVLAVYILIAFPVIVRAGFKEGIVTGSVVVFRVFSGGEMDVHVILVQVALLMIGLGSAMIVNLAYMPAADPQMLRIRKRIDELFSVIFKEFAATLRNPNEVWAGKELIEADKAVLGGIEAAKRSLENQVIHPNEEWSVYFYMRKTQLDSIQHMMHLVSQIYQKMPHAEMVSELFDQLSQDVLTESYTGRTEKLLADVQEEFRRMELPDTREEFEIRSAILQLCRELALYLKIAKKDKAPSPISDRSQSTNE comes from the coding sequence ATGGGTTTTAGGGTAATAAAAACCGCAATTGCAGCGCTAATGGCTGTTCTGATTGCGGATTGGTGCGGACTGCCTGGTCCGACATCAGCAGGATTGCTTGCTATTCTAGGCGTGGATGTAACCAGAAAAAAAAGTATTCGCACGATATCGGCGCGATTCTTCGCTTCAGTCGTGGGTTTGCTGTTTGCCAGTGTGCTTTTTCATTTTCTCGGCTTCCATTACTGGGTATTGGCGGTATACATATTAATTGCATTTCCGGTCATTGTTCGTGCCGGATTCAAAGAAGGCATTGTGACAGGTTCTGTCGTCGTGTTCCGTGTATTTAGCGGTGGAGAAATGGATGTGCACGTTATTCTAGTGCAAGTCGCACTGCTAATGATTGGTCTGGGTTCTGCGATGATCGTTAATCTGGCTTATATGCCTGCTGCAGATCCGCAGATGTTACGTATTCGCAAACGAATCGATGAACTGTTCTCAGTCATTTTCAAAGAATTTGCAGCTACACTTCGTAATCCGAATGAAGTATGGGCAGGTAAGGAGCTTATTGAAGCTGACAAGGCCGTTCTCGGTGGTATTGAAGCAGCAAAGCGCTCGCTCGAAAATCAAGTGATCCATCCTAATGAGGAATGGAGTGTATATTTCTATATGCGGAAAACGCAGCTGGACTCGATCCAGCATATGATGCATCTCGTATCTCAGATATATCAGAAGATGCCTCATGCAGAGATGGTTTCAGAGCTGTTCGATCAGCTCAGTCAGGATGTTCTGACAGAGTCTTATACTGGACGAACCGAAAAACTTCTTGCAGATGTGCAAGAAGAATTCAGGCGTATGGAACTGCCAGATACAAGGGAAGAATTCGAGATTCGTTCTGCAATTCTCCAGCTATGCCGCGAACTCGCGCTGTATCTTAAGATCGCGAAGAAGGACAAAGCGCCGTCACCAATTTCGGATCGTTCTCAATCTACAAATGAATAA
- the mutS gene encoding DNA mismatch repair protein MutS, with amino-acid sequence MAQYTPMIQQYLQVKAEAQDAFLFFRLGDFYEMFFDDAINAARELEITLTARNGGTEDKIPMCGVPYHSADNYIQRLIEKGYKVAICEQMEDPTVTKGMVRREIVRVITPGTVMEGKTLGDKTNNYMVCLTGNANTLALAACDLSTGELYVTSVPYSAEWLKDEIGIYEPSEFVGDAALLDVVAAQSSPIGRPVVYTPWVKSKGDLVQQQFGEAVWARLEPERQECIARLFSYLSETQKRSLGQLTQISTYEPEHYMILDPFTRRNLELVETVRERSKKGSLLWLLDRTETSMGARMLRRWIDKPLLQKGKINERLEAVDTLYNQFILREDLRAELKDIYDLERLVGRIAFGNANGRDLNALKHSLDKVPRLRQHCADSPSRTLQQIAQVMDDCEDLRDIIGQAIVDEPPVSVRDGGLIRAGYHERLDELREASVNGKQWIAELEAREREATGIRSLKIGYNKVFGYYIEITKSNLAALPEGRYERKQTLANAERYITPELKEKETLILEAQDKMVDIEYALFTELRDKLNLEIARLQKLAEQVAEIDVYQSFAAISAERSFVKPTITDGYDLVVEQGRHPVVEAVMRDGAFIANQTAMKKDEARILLITGPNMAGKSTYMRQVALISILAQVGCFVPAGQAEVPIMDRIFTRIGAADDLIGGQSTFMVEMADIQVMTEKATPRSLIIIDELGRGTSTSEGMAIAQSVIEYVHDVIGCKALVSTHFHELAHLEESLDKLANYSMAVQESGDKVNFLRKLIAGAASSSYGIYCARLAGLPDSIIDRANGLLHGFEHAAAQVAVGSETIVKLSEREVFSREDTARIDISSIIREEKASLEPNESVEGSNQRNEQENKRGNKGQSSHKSPEVVQLSIFGDEEPSVAQTPVVQEMDQSTKEFIHHMKDIDVMNMTPLQAMQVLNELKLKAQQLS; translated from the coding sequence ATGGCTCAGTATACGCCAATGATTCAACAATACTTGCAAGTTAAAGCTGAAGCACAGGATGCTTTTCTTTTTTTTAGATTAGGTGATTTCTATGAAATGTTCTTCGATGATGCAATCAATGCAGCTCGTGAGCTTGAAATAACATTAACCGCACGGAATGGCGGTACAGAAGATAAAATTCCGATGTGTGGCGTACCTTATCATTCGGCTGACAATTACATACAGCGTTTGATTGAAAAAGGTTATAAAGTAGCAATCTGTGAACAAATGGAAGATCCAACCGTAACAAAAGGGATGGTACGCCGTGAGATTGTGCGTGTCATTACGCCTGGTACTGTTATGGAAGGTAAAACACTCGGTGATAAAACGAATAACTATATGGTGTGTTTAACGGGAAATGCCAATACGCTGGCTTTGGCGGCGTGTGACTTGTCAACAGGGGAGTTGTACGTCACATCCGTTCCGTACTCTGCAGAGTGGCTTAAGGATGAGATTGGTATCTACGAACCTTCGGAATTCGTGGGGGATGCTGCCTTGCTTGATGTCGTTGCAGCCCAGTCGTCACCAATTGGTCGGCCGGTAGTATATACGCCATGGGTGAAGAGCAAAGGGGATCTGGTGCAACAGCAATTCGGTGAAGCGGTATGGGCTCGTCTGGAGCCAGAGCGTCAGGAATGTATTGCCCGCCTCTTCTCTTATCTAAGTGAAACGCAGAAGCGTTCGTTGGGTCAGCTCACACAGATTTCGACGTATGAGCCAGAGCATTATATGATCCTCGATCCGTTCACCAGACGTAACTTGGAGTTGGTAGAAACGGTGCGGGAACGATCCAAAAAAGGTTCATTGCTGTGGCTACTAGACCGGACAGAAACGTCGATGGGTGCACGTATGCTGCGTCGCTGGATTGATAAACCGTTGCTGCAAAAAGGCAAAATTAATGAGCGGCTTGAAGCGGTGGATACGCTATATAACCAGTTTATTTTACGTGAAGACCTTCGTGCGGAGCTTAAGGATATCTATGATCTGGAGCGTCTAGTCGGGCGAATTGCGTTTGGCAATGCCAACGGGCGGGATCTGAATGCACTGAAGCACTCTTTGGACAAAGTACCGCGCTTGCGTCAGCACTGTGCAGACTCGCCGTCTCGTACTCTTCAACAAATTGCACAGGTGATGGACGATTGTGAGGATCTGCGTGATATCATCGGGCAGGCGATTGTGGATGAGCCACCCGTATCGGTACGAGACGGTGGATTAATTCGAGCAGGATATCATGAGCGGCTAGACGAGCTGCGAGAAGCTTCTGTGAATGGTAAGCAATGGATTGCGGAATTGGAAGCGAGAGAGCGTGAAGCTACCGGCATTCGTTCACTTAAAATCGGTTATAACAAGGTATTTGGCTATTATATTGAGATTACCAAATCGAATCTTGCTGCCCTGCCAGAGGGGCGTTATGAGCGGAAGCAGACTCTTGCGAATGCGGAGCGTTATATCACACCAGAACTGAAAGAGAAAGAAACTTTAATTCTCGAAGCGCAGGATAAGATGGTTGATATCGAGTATGCGCTATTTACGGAACTACGGGACAAGCTCAATTTAGAAATTGCCAGATTGCAGAAGTTGGCTGAACAGGTGGCCGAGATTGATGTGTACCAATCCTTCGCAGCCATCAGTGCGGAGCGTAGCTTTGTTAAGCCTACAATAACGGACGGGTATGATCTTGTCGTTGAACAAGGTCGACATCCGGTGGTCGAAGCAGTAATGCGAGACGGGGCGTTTATCGCCAACCAAACCGCGATGAAGAAGGATGAGGCTCGGATTCTGTTGATTACTGGTCCCAATATGGCTGGTAAAAGTACGTATATGAGACAGGTGGCACTCATATCCATTCTAGCGCAAGTTGGATGCTTCGTTCCTGCTGGACAGGCGGAAGTACCCATAATGGATCGGATTTTCACTCGAATTGGTGCGGCGGATGATCTGATCGGTGGTCAGAGTACATTCATGGTGGAAATGGCTGATATTCAGGTCATGACGGAGAAAGCGACACCAAGAAGTTTGATTATTATTGACGAGTTGGGACGAGGCACTTCCACAAGCGAAGGTATGGCTATTGCCCAGTCGGTTATCGAATATGTACATGATGTGATTGGATGTAAAGCTCTTGTATCGACTCACTTCCATGAACTTGCTCATCTGGAGGAAAGCTTAGACAAGCTGGCGAACTACTCCATGGCAGTTCAAGAAAGTGGTGACAAAGTCAACTTCCTGCGTAAACTCATTGCTGGTGCGGCAAGCAGCAGCTACGGAATTTATTGCGCACGGTTGGCAGGTCTGCCGGACAGCATTATTGATAGAGCCAATGGACTGCTTCATGGGTTTGAACATGCTGCCGCTCAGGTCGCTGTAGGAAGTGAGACTATAGTCAAGCTCAGTGAGCGTGAGGTTTTCTCCAGAGAGGACACAGCACGGATCGATATTTCTTCGATCATCCGTGAGGAAAAAGCATCTTTGGAGCCAAACGAATCTGTCGAAGGGTCTAATCAACGAAACGAACAGGAGAACAAAAGAGGTAATAAGGGGCAATCTAGTCATAAGTCTCCTGAGGTTGTGCAACTGTCTATTTTCGGGGATGAAGAGCCGAGTGTAGCTCAGACTCCAGTTGTCCAGGAGATGGATCAATCTACGAAGGAATTCATTCACCATATGAAAGACATTGATGTCATGAATATGACGCCACTTCAGGCAATGCAAGTATTGAATGAACTCAAATTAAAGGCGCAGCAGTTATCCTGA
- a CDS encoding class I SAM-dependent methyltransferase, producing MLEAGLVCEGDTILDCTAGLGTDAMVFSVAAGKRGRVIACESSPALYALLVEGMSHYESNQPAVDEAFRRIELHHANHLDLLRSLPDRSCDTIYFDPMFREPMMDSSAIQPLREYANANALAEESIVEAKRVARKRVVMKEKRGSVEFTRLGFEVLDRANAKTLYGVINVESGS from the coding sequence ATGCTTGAAGCAGGCTTAGTATGTGAAGGAGATACTATTCTTGATTGCACAGCAGGCTTAGGTACGGATGCGATGGTTTTCTCTGTTGCTGCTGGCAAAAGAGGTCGTGTGATTGCATGCGAAAGCTCACCAGCCCTTTACGCATTGTTAGTGGAAGGCATGTCTCATTATGAGAGCAATCAGCCCGCGGTAGATGAAGCCTTCAGACGCATTGAGCTCCATCATGCGAATCATCTGGATTTACTCCGTTCGCTGCCTGACCGAAGCTGTGATACGATTTACTTTGATCCGATGTTTCGTGAGCCAATGATGGACTCCAGTGCCATCCAGCCTCTACGGGAGTATGCGAACGCCAATGCTTTAGCGGAAGAGAGCATTGTTGAAGCAAAGCGAGTGGCACGTAAGCGGGTAGTTATGAAAGAAAAGCGCGGCAGCGTTGAGTTTACGAGACTTGGATTTGAGGTACTCGATCGAGCTAATGCAAAAACACTGTACGGAGTGATTAATGTTGAAAGTGGAAGCTAA
- the miaA gene encoding tRNA (adenosine(37)-N6)-dimethylallyltransferase MiaA, translated as MKVEAKPKLLVLVGPTAVGKTRMSIELAKAFHCEIISGDSMQVYREMDIGTAKITEDEMQGIPHHLIDIHEPEYPYSVAEFQESATRLIGEIQGRGKLPFIVGGTGLYVESVCYGFQFSESGSDEVFREEQFRYADQHGPQALHDKLRAVDPVSADRLHMNDQRRIVRALEIHHLTGEKWSDQLAAQKKESPYDLSIIGLTMDRAKLYSRVEERIDLMIEQGLVDEVKSLLDRGVARGHISMQGLGYKEIAAYLQGEVSWEAAVEWLKRDTRRFAKRQLSWFRHMKDIEWVDVTDTENFAGNLEQVSGLIKQRFS; from the coding sequence TTGAAAGTGGAAGCTAAGCCGAAATTGCTTGTATTGGTTGGTCCAACAGCAGTAGGCAAAACAAGAATGAGCATTGAGCTTGCCAAGGCGTTTCATTGTGAGATTATCTCAGGAGATTCGATGCAGGTATATCGCGAAATGGATATTGGCACGGCTAAAATTACCGAAGACGAGATGCAGGGCATACCCCACCATCTAATTGATATACATGAACCGGAATATCCTTACTCTGTGGCAGAGTTTCAGGAAAGTGCTACACGTTTAATTGGAGAAATTCAAGGACGTGGCAAACTTCCATTCATTGTAGGCGGAACCGGGCTGTACGTGGAATCGGTATGTTACGGATTTCAGTTCTCGGAAAGCGGCTCTGACGAAGTATTTCGCGAAGAACAATTTCGTTATGCGGACCAACATGGGCCTCAGGCGCTTCACGATAAATTAAGAGCAGTCGATCCTGTGAGTGCAGATCGTTTGCACATGAATGACCAACGAAGAATCGTGCGGGCGTTGGAGATCCATCATTTAACGGGTGAGAAATGGTCAGATCAGCTTGCTGCTCAAAAGAAAGAGTCACCATACGATCTAAGCATCATAGGACTTACGATGGATCGTGCGAAGCTGTATAGCCGGGTAGAAGAACGAATCGACCTCATGATTGAGCAGGGCTTGGTCGATGAAGTGAAATCCTTGTTAGATCGTGGTGTTGCCAGAGGGCATATTTCCATGCAGGGGCTTGGCTATAAGGAAATTGCTGCATATCTGCAAGGTGAAGTGAGCTGGGAAGCAGCGGTGGAATGGTTGAAAAGAGACACTCGTCGATTCGCCAAACGCCAATTGTCCTGGTTCCGTCATATGAAAGATATCGAGTGGGTCGATGTGACAGATACTGAAAATTTTGCAGGCAATCTTGAGCAAGTGTCTGGATTAATTAAGCAGAGATTTAGTTGA
- the hfq gene encoding RNA chaperone Hfq, with translation MNKSINIQDTFLNQLRKENIPATVYLTNGFQIRGTIKAFDNFTIVIDSDGRQQMVYKHAISTFTPQRSVSLMQQDNNGEA, from the coding sequence ATGAACAAGTCCATCAACATCCAAGATACGTTCTTGAACCAACTGCGGAAAGAAAACATTCCTGCTACGGTCTATCTGACCAACGGCTTCCAAATCCGCGGAACGATCAAGGCATTTGACAATTTTACGATCGTCATTGACAGCGACGGACGCCAGCAAATGGTCTACAAGCACGCCATCTCCACGTTCACGCCGCAACGCAGCGTATCGCTGATGCAGCAAGACAACAACGGCGAAGCTTAA